A stretch of the Vigna radiata var. radiata cultivar VC1973A chromosome 7, Vradiata_ver6, whole genome shotgun sequence genome encodes the following:
- the LOC106768003 gene encoding protein FEZ — translation MEERNDNGEKLDEVMLPGFRFHPTDEELVGFYLKRKVQQRPLSIELIKQLDIYKYDPWDLPKLATTGEKEWYFYCPRDRKYRNSARPNRVTRAGFWKATGTDRPIYSSEGSKCIGLKKSLVFYKGRAAKGIKTDWMMHEFRLPSLTNPSSSPKNFMDKTIPANESWAICRIFKKTNATAQRALSHSWVSPLPETTTSDHMLATDRYGNQFSTENMPLPKKTSLTSQFCTFNNNDSQHSTTTSSSTPCPIEILASYNKPIINPLMLYKPLDLLPISNGDLGTGLIFSSPIETSTICAKSSMDVSSLLMSTSTSVLGEFNSKTSEGMCTNFGGLQEHGNGYQIPLLREMQGSFGNHDDNVLVKIPNVNVPRVGDQQSETVRSIGFPFGIGDAWKSNVLWDTSSLSL, via the exons ATGGAAGAGAGAAATGATAATGGTGAGAAACTGGATGAGGTTATGCTACCGGGTTTCAGGTTCCATCCAACAGACGAGGAGCTTGTTGGATTTTATCTAAAGAGAAAGGTTCAGCAGAGGCCACTTTCTATTGAGCTCATCAAGCAGCTTGATATCTATAAGTATGATCCTTGGGATCTTCCAA AGTTAGCAACCACTGGGGAGAAAGAGTGGTATTTCTACTGCCCCAGAGACAGAAAGTACAGGAACAGTGCAAGGCCTAATAGGGTAACTAGAGCTGGGTTCTGGAAGGCTACAGGGACGGATCGCCCTATATATTCCTCGGAGGGTTCCAAGTGTATTGGTCTGAAGAAATCCCTAGTGTTCTACAAAGGTAGAGCTGCCAAAGGGATTAAAACTGATTGGATGATGCATGAGTTTAGACTACCTTCTCTCACTAACCCATCCTCATCCCCTAAGAACTTCATGGACAAGACCATTCCTGCTAAC GAATCCTGGGCAATCTGCAGAATCTTCAAGAAAACCAATGCTACAGCACAAAGAGCTCTCTCTCACTCTTGGGTCTCACCCTTACCTGAAACCACCACATCAGATCATATGTTAGCCACTGATAGATATGGCAACCAATTTTCTACAGAAAACATGCCATTGCCAAAGAAAACTAGCTTAACCAGCCAGTTTTGTACTTTTAATAACAATGACTCACAACACTCAACCACTACTAGTAGCTCCACCCCTTGTCCTATAGAAATTCTAGCTTCTTATAACAAACCAATTATTAATCCATTAATGCTTTACAAGCCCTTAGATCTGTTACCCATTTCAAATGGAGACCTTGGCACTGGCTTAATattctcatctcctattgaaaCTTCAACAATCTGTGCTAAATCTTCGATGGATGTTTCTTCATTGCTAATGAGTACCTCAACTTCTGTGCTTGGAGAATTTAATAGTAAGACCTCTGAGGGAATGTGCACAAACTTTGGTGGGTTACAGGAGCATGGTAACGGCTACCAAATACCACTACTACGTGAGATGCAAGGAAGCTTTGGCAACCACGACGACAATGTGTTGGTAAAGATTCCTAACGTGAATGTGCCTCGTGTTGGTGACCAACAATCGGAGACAGTGCGATCCATTGGGTTTCCATTCGGTATTGGCGATGCATGGAAGTCAAATGTGCTTTGGGATACTTCATCTTTGTCCTTGTGA